Within Cydia fagiglandana chromosome 1, ilCydFagi1.1, whole genome shotgun sequence, the genomic segment aggggggttgaaagtaacttttttcatatttttgctcatatagTCTGTTCGaaaagagaagaatcgtggaatgtattgagccCCATACATTCAACGACtcatctctttccgcacagactctaaatctgtacagcttggcaaaaaagagtagaaattaaaaagtggcaacactgtactgccgccttaagaaaaaaaaccataagtgacaatttttgcgaaattgagttattgacaccctcgaaatcaggaagaaaaatgtgatttttctatctagcagttatttctttatctctaacaggtcacgatttagacaagcataactacacaccattttggtaaagttactgcctttttgagaaagaaaaagcataagtatataTTCATAGACAGAAAAGTACTAAATTGACGACTTGTGTTTTTTTCCTTTGTCTTGAATATGAGCCCAACAATTGTTTCACAAGAAGAAAAACCATAATATTGGTTTTCTATaaaatttctatgtaaaaaaCCCATAAGTTGACAGAAGTGTTcattcttgttagtataaaataattattagtcaTAACTCTGGGAATTTGAAAAAACATAAGTTGCACGTtatgttttttctatctcgtatgACTCTTCCTTATGCTTTTTCTGCTAAGTGTCAGTTGCAAAAAAAGTAAActtgtgctttatttattaaatgttgtGGTCAGTTATGCTTTATCAGGCTAGTAGGTAGTCCCCCTCCGGTCCCCTATAAGGACAGATTTTGGCCGGTTCACTCCTGGTTACTTTCCTTCGGAAGAGGTTGCGCGTACGACGCACGTATTAATTACTCCTGTGCCTacttcaaaaaatattagaattgttaatgtgtatacgtgattgtaataagtgtcaaaaattatttgtaagtataCTTATATCCATGTTACGTTTCTCATCTCGTCGCGTATTCCAGATTTTGCCTAAATTTTTGAATAACTTTAGGTATATTTGTCACGGTCATTCTAGTAGGcaccttttttttaaagaggggaaatgctttacgcataccacccggcgcggggacgggccgggatggttatgtgggactccctgttgtgggctaatgagagtttacccactaaaacccctctgttgccaCCTCGCTGCTATATGGCAaggtcccaggaacgccgaagtactcttccgcaacctcgccagattctagtacataggtacctacgttaagGCTTGGCACGCGTATTCAAATGTTTACCTATGCGTATCTGGAATTAACATTATCTCTTTATTTATATTGGTGTTAAGTAACTTGTCTATTGAGACTAAAACATATTATAACCCTGACCACGAATTTAAGGTACAATGGCTTAAAATAACGTGGCTTAAAGTTTCGATCCTATGTGTGATCACTCCGGAACCACCGAGCTTTATGTATGTTGCAAAATAACACTTATAGTTTTGCATTGGCACAtggcttaattttattttagtatgggATGGGATACACCGCCCAATGTCATGCTTGTTCATGAAACAGGCATTTCCcaactatttatttttcattatgttTGTTTCATGAGTATcgctttgttgttatttttatgattgcaagttttgttataatgaaataaaattgagaatTTTCTGAGTGTTTGAGCTTATCTAACATTCTAAttctaaacatattttattctagaacGCAATGGCTGTTTGTGCTTGCTTCTTGGCTGTGGgtgcgtttttttttgttttggttatcagattactaatggtaacattccatttctaaccgcagctgcactaccggtactgaacgcgtcgctgtcattgtcaattttcatagtaaaattaacagtattgcagctgtcgttggaaatggactgtcaccttaacgatACGGCAGTCGCCCAGGAGCAGACGGTTGCTTCTTATGGCCAGATGTGACATTCGAGAAAATAATGTCTAGCCACAAACATCAGCAGCATCTCAATAAATTAAGGACTAGTACTTAGTACAATCTACTTGTACATCATTTCAGTTTTGTATTacattatgacattttaaaggtccctaatagcatttttacttaggtagtgcaatctaattgtgcattttttaagttttatattgcattattaatcaaatatctctaaaaatatctcctttttttctttaaataaataattatgaatcttTATCGTATTTTTAAGAACTCCTTTAACGagataaattataatttgataACGTTAACGaagcaaaaaaaacataaagtacccaattgtgctttttcagcttcgagatcggtcagtaacataagcacaactgtgtacttgtgtttttatttcttagacatcgtagtgcaaaactaacacaaaaaccataagtacacacttatgtcatttaatgttagtaaaagtatttttattttatttatatcacgaggcagtaactattttttctaaataacttatttaaataaatagatatcgaataatttacaacgcataaaaattctacataattactttgttcattaacaaaagtttcaactttgtactttgaatttaacctatttgaacaggagtgcaaagttttttggctttttctcgaaacttactttttgtcagttatggttttttttcttaaggcggcagtGTAGTGTCGTccccaagggcccaacgttttctgttctctttcacggcgcagcaactagtatcatttctcactcctcgctcttttaaaatgccgtttgtcaaaaaaggacaaccataagtactgttgacaaggtggacttcaaatcaagtgttgcctttcttgatgcgcccaggctgtgtatgtttgcgtaaaagcgtatatgtgtgctcttttagggatgtcaaaagtcgattttaatcatgttatatatcgataaatgctacacagcggaacgaaatagcgattcattgaagcttcaatatcttcgttaaacataaacataattgaaatgctaatggataatgaatgtattataatataataatataattcaattattgcggaacacctattttaggaggtatttatgtattttaattaaatatctgaactttcccttggttccctgctggggcgtgactataaaattgtgatctgataaccacaataaagaataaaagcgtttttggtcattttaggtatcgttaagcctttgaagtaaaattaaaattacaagaaatgtcgatagtttatcgatatgactttatcgacatggctacagcaacgtgggcctcattgttaatcgtacactaaaaaaagtggcaacagtgacagctcgctgagacaccgtctttatatattataagtctatagtcgtccctttcaaatcaaattatatattataagagaacgggacgacactacagtgtaaccactttttaatttctactctttttttgccaGGCGTacaatagcattataattataaaatgggtcaagcagatcttgtcagtagaaaaaggcggcaaatttgaaaaatgtaggcgcgacaGGATATCGTCCAATAGAAAATTTGATTTTCgcggctttttctactgacaagatttgcttgaccatctatttttttttggcgCTAAAATAATACGCacagccaaattatattattatatgtccaATGAAAAttcctgtttaatattttagttgcccAGTTAATAATAAgccttttatttatattacaaattgTATACTCTAGGAAAGGGCAGAAttatagactaggaatcctctagaccgagtttagagcaattatttcatgcaaccgatgatgacATATAGCTGgttaagcaaatcttgtcagtagaaaaaggcgcgaaattcaaattttctatgagacgatatccctttgcgcctatatttttcaaatttgccgcctttttctactgacaagatctgcttgaccaactttaaatgCGGGGgagcgcgggacgaggtgagcgaagtcccgtgccgagattggtccgttcaaaagcctcctccacactcgtgcgcgaattgcggtgcgaagccgcgaacgcgagtgtggcgtcgattttcgcagacagcgaaatcgactccacactcgcgttcgcggcttcgcccgcgattcacgcgcatagtctggagggggctaaagacacggacgtcacacaaagacacttttgactcgaacatggagtaaaattaccgtttgcgtggcagagggggtagcgcgactatgctgtcTGGAGGATACTTTGTCTGTGGGCAGAATTTTCAATATCATGTGTAagcgagacagcgctatgcatttgtagagcgatgtcccgttcccacctgtcattccgtacggaaaccgAATGAAAATTCCGAATATCTGCGGCCAGGGTAAATTGCTAATTGCCGGCTTCTTTTCTGataaaatcggtcgatttgatcatcccaTCTGGAATGGCCTttttaagaattattttttgttgtcAGCATTATTTAATATAGTAACATTTTTGACAAACAACTGTCATATAAGTGTCAAATTAGGCTTGATTATGGCTTGCTTTTAGCTTGGCTTTCGCCTGCTGAAATACAATTTTATCATTAAACTTGCTGAAAAGAGAAGTAATCATTCAATTAAATGCTACAAATATAATGGCAGACTCGCAGTTTTGTTTGGAGTGGGACTCCCACAATAAAAACATTTGTAGTGGTTTAAGTGCTCTACAACAGGTGAGAATTAATGCAATTTCTATATACTGTCGTGATTACATTATTGTTTTTATCCCTCTTATTAGATCCTTTTTTACTTGTGTATAAAATTTTGTGTGCAATATTGCATCCATGGAACTACCCAAAGTCTATCGCTTCTTAAATTCGTGTATTTATggtattgttttcttttattgagcTTTGCATTCCTCATTTCCGTTATTTAACCATTTTCCATAATATtcagtacctatataaatacaGCATGGGATGCCATCTATAACCGCAATTTAGTACGGGCCGTTTTCAGAAGACAGTAGAAATCAGTCATTCAAGTAGTGTTTTTTGTTCAGAATGGGGAGTTTGTGGACATGACGCTGGCGGCGGACGGCCACCATGTGAAGGTGCATCAGATGGTGATGGCGCTCGCCAGCCCGTACATCAAGGAGCTCATCTCCACCGCCAACTGTCCGCATCCCGTTATCTTCTTAAATGTAAGTATCTGCTCAAACATTtatcttcttctttatatttaagagctgtactcttgtcggtggagcaatctccaactcaTCCAGTCCTCTGCCACCTCCTTAACCTTCTCATATGACACAACCTGAACATCTTCTTCATcttcacacacaacacacaaccACCACATTCTTGACACAACCTGATCATCTTTTAtttgtttgaaataatttattatcagTCTTCCTCTTCTTTTTCTctctatttttccttctatGATGTTCTTTAGGAACATTATACAACATTTATACGAGGATGAAATTCAGCCACCCTGTTCGTAAAAATGAATTCAAAAGATTCTCAAACCCACCAATATTGGTGTCTTAGGTCGGTATTATAAGATTCAATAATGAGTTTTTTCTCTATTATTATTTCAGAAAGTATCATACAAGACGCTATGCTCAATACTGGAGTACATCTACACCGGTCAGGCGTTGGTTGCCGTTGATGACATCAGTGACCTGATCATCGCTGCCAAAGAGTTGCATATCAAGGGGCTAGAAGATGTGGTACATATTTTGTTAATTACCCATATGTTTATTCTTCAAAAGCGTGCATTTAATAACCTTGCTCAAAAATGTATTAGTGACTATCTGTATTTGTACCTCTTGGTAGATTAGATTTACCTATCTTGAAGTAGTTGATTTCCCAAATATAGGCTGAAAAAATTATACAATATTAGTTGGCAACTTGAATAcggtacatttatttaacaatgTTTATTTATGATGGTATCATACAATTTGTGCTAAATCTGTCAGAACAAAATATAGGCAAAGACTGCAAACCATCAACCTGGTGATTCATAATAAAAGGAGACCACCAGTAAACCCAATTGCTAGAACTGACACCCCAAGACTGAACAACATGGCGCTAATATGACAGGAGAGGCCCGACCCCAGTTAATGGGAACAAGGATGGAAAAAGAGATTACTTATGATGGCATAAAAATAATTCAGCTCATAATAACTATGTTTAAAACAAGTCTttcaggggcccactgattaacagtccgctggacTGGCggtggcctgtcagttgttcggaactatcaaaattttgttccaACTGACAGACCAATACCTTCCGGCCGactgttaagacgaaacaggagctgagttttaaatattttaggtaaatatagcCGTCTTgttaacggaagcggctcctaaaactaatacgataaggacaaggcgaaaaatcctgcgtaaaaatctcaaaaatcgaggtttcgtactcgactgctCCTCCtctaaaacttaaccaatcctaaccaaacttggaaatctaaatgattagaaattatattatataatattatattagatGTAAAAGACTGGATGTACAatgccattttggccatttttgaagggctctagcgccttaaaaaacaaaaatatcagaaaaagcaaaacggtccgacacaggttttgacaatattaatctatgttgaaaaaatcattgttctagcatcaaaacccacggaggaaacagtcgagtacgtttgtatggagaaatgaccactcctgttggctcttaatgagtgggcccctttaaacttTAGCTGTAAAATCTTTTAAAACAGCACACTTTTCACTGactgtaaaatatttcagaaaGCAGCTGGCGGTGCACCCTCCGTAACAGAAGTGGAAGTAGATTTTGAAGCGCCAAAAGAGGTCCCCGAAATACAAATTAAGCTCCAACGACCCGACACATCCACCCCCCAATTCTCAGCGTTAAACACTTTGAAAAGAAAACTCGAAAGTAACAAGTTGTCCAGTATGCCGATACGAAAAAGAGTTTTACTAAACAAGTCGGAGACAGAAAACAGAGATATGCCCGTGTTACAGAAGGATGGGAAAGAAAAGGAGGTTGATTATGATGACCCGTTGGATGTAGATGACCgggatgattatgatgatgatggggATCACGATCAGGACACAACAGTGGCAGTTAGTAAGCCGTCAGCTGATAACCCGCAAAGTAAGTGATCTTCTTGTATTCGTATTCTCAGTATCTAATAGATACATGTCTTAAAATTTATACAGAAAAAAAGCAAACTGGACAAAAACAGGTTACTACGGAACTACCCTATTGTACTCTACTCTAATAGTTGGTCAACATGGACGAATTTCGAAATATTTACTTAACCTTTGGAATGACAAGAACATCTAAAGTCGTTACTAGTCGTGCCCACAGCGCCGTGGACGACTATAGGCGTCGAAGACCCTTCACACTTTCAAGTAAGGTTTATAGGCACCTGGGCGTTTGACTGATGTTTGTGCAGCATATTTGAAATGGTTTATCTTCTGATGGATGCATTGTGTTATATGCTTGTTTTGCATATTCTAAAAATCATTTGTTTGGACAACAACACTTTTATCTTGTAAAATCGGGTTAGTAAGAAGATTCTGAAGGGACCACGTAAAAACGCATCTTAAGTGGGAAAACGTCTTAACCGGGAAAGTATGAAAACAAGTTGGTTGACCCATTGTAAAATGACGTACCTATTACGTgggaaatcgtattaaacgtgaTCCTAGTAAGCGGGTTTTACTTTACTCATGCGGATACTGTGAAAACGTTTCTCCGGGTTCTTTCGTAGTTTCCGCACACAGTCGCGTTTGCCCGTGTTTTACAATATTGACACTTGTCTGAAATTTTTTTTCCACACATCACATCTAATCACAAAATCTGACCATATAAATGCAGTATATACAGTTGGATATTTTCGCATAATTCCAGTGGCGTGCCTAGGGTTTTGGAGtagggcaagccgaaagatatgttttcgtaataactgtccaatCTTCATTCTTCGGATTAAAATGCATCTGCTAGCGTGTCGAGGCGAGCTAATCATAGCGCACTGAGGGCATACGCATAGCAACGATACAAGTTCCAAAAAATTGCCCCTATTTAACGCAGTGTTTGACTCATAGTGTCCTCTAAAAGGAAGTTCTTGCTGTGCTAAATGGCAcacataaggactgtatcgtttattataaatacaactttacttagccgttttttctggtattatgtttttattaaaaaattacacatatagtttaattagtgctttaataataagtaacatttcgtcctgggagatcacgtaaagcatatggtttggacaatatttacccaatcctcccgagtaactacaacgatttcggacaaatactacaagaaaatttacggtttgcgaacaagataagtattacacaaaaaaaatcgtactatgtaaacagcaattacatatgattcgtaaagcgaaacatctgggcatagtctaatcatttcttttagttggaaaaaaagttttggatctgtgcttggtggcctttttgaaaatatggcatgttacttacgacaaccccgactttggtatacaatataaccatcatggagcgtttctatcgacctgttctagccatggttcaacgccatgaatgtccgttaggctttggatttcggtagattcttttagctgtttccgtcatttccctggcgtcagaaattgacgggaatccaaaatgttgcataaaaagtcgttttcatgtaaagataaaatacaccacatttattctgtggatgttcaattgagcaatcatgaaaaggacacttagatggcatattttggcagcatattaaccttttgtttctttaaatcgtactaaggaatcggtgaaatagtctcaaattaagctcgataggcttgtccgaattacatttgctagaaggtattaaaatcatcataaagtccctaaaataaaataaatgtaaaacattcttatatcagatatgtcttaaaaatacccccagattataccttaagaacatagtaatacaaaataatacacacgtcaacagttagaccaggttttatctgtatttataataaacgatacagtccttaatcgactaacctctgaaaaacactacgattgttgtcaacacgcatgttatgttttgatatttcttctgatAATTGGCGCGACAAAGAGGCCCCGATCCTTTGTTTCCCAAAATTGCTAAAAGAAATCActgcacacatatgtttaccggaattcatgtgcctctttatcgctccagataaattatttaaatcgttatagcCAGAAGTATTCCAAACGTTAATATCGTTCGAAAAAAAATGCAACACCAGCAATAAGTACATCTTACTTGTATGGGAACAACCAACAATCCAATGAGTTTTGTAGAGGGCCCTACAGAAATTTCTCTTACGCGACTGACTTGACTGAGaaatacacaagtcgggtgttggttttgcCGCGGAAATTATGTCCCATTTTTCGACAAAGGTCAAAGACTTTACCTTGTTTTGGTTGACTAAAACGTGGACGCATTtcaaaccgtcacaaggaaccacttcttgatccattgttaacacttattaaactaaacgccacaacaatgaacaaatccacattcactatttaatcaaattcacttaaacaaactttcgttactttcgactcgaccactgactcgagactaaataataatacactcgaagtaaacgcgaacgcgcgctcgtgcgaacttatgcagctaacttcacaccaaACAAAAGCCAAGCATAAATCgccttataaaattgctatacataccaacaaatagttacatcgttctttGGCGGTTTGTATGCTGATAGTGcccagagcgggacgaaaaagcaagcacggttgcaagccaacgagtgcgagtacgagcaggatagctagaacatcctacgcctgatttctttcgcgcggacgaggcgccacgccgcggcaaaattttgcaacacgctcgtgccgcggttcgaggccactgtggcttgaatttaataatacgggttcgtttggcgcgcgattttaaaataatctttattgatcttatcactacgtaatatcggtaaggcaattagttgccttagggcaagcccgggttttgggcttgtatggaagtcaCGCCACTGCATAATTCTATTGGTTCAGATT encodes:
- the LOC134672296 gene encoding longitudinals lacking protein, isoforms H/M/V-like isoform X2, which encodes MADSQFCLEWDSHNKNICSGLSALQQNGEFVDMTLAADGHHVKVHQMVMALASPYIKELISTANCPHPVIFLNKVSYKTLCSILEYIYTGQALVAVDDISDLIIAAKELHIKGLEDVKAAGGAPSVTEVEVDFEAPKEVPEIQIKLQRPDTSTPQFSALNTLKRKLESNKLSSMPIRKRVLLNKSETENRDMPVLQKDGKEKEVDYDDPLDVDDRDDYDDDGDHDQDTTVAVSKPSADNPQRLDTSLQYTLSNQGAAQLILNRYMYVQAYRYTDNRRKWKCIDTRDRKCPANVVTRDNVVIRRIGAHTHPYHDQKILRKVAAGCVYSALKDAEEKSIELKSEPK
- the LOC134672296 gene encoding longitudinals lacking protein, isoforms H/M/V-like isoform X3, with product MADSQFCLEWDSHNKNICSGLSALQQNGEFVDMTLAADGHHVKVHQMVMALASPYIKELISTANCPHPVIFLNKVSYKTLCSILEYIYTGQALVAVDDISDLIIAAKELHIKGLEDVKAAGGAPSVTEVEVDFEAPKEVPEIQIKLQRPDTSTPQFSALNTLKRKLESNKLSSMPIRKRVLLNKSETENRDMPVLQKDGKEKEVDYDDPLDVDDRDDYDDDGDHDQDTTVAVSKPSADNPQMSVQYTVSNQGSLQLILNRFLYFLYYQYRDKSRQWRCVDNRNNKCMASVFTKDNIVLRRVGAHNHTFHDKNILKKVRAGSVYSALQEAEAKSTRNLRGRGQKPRKCDEVDQSDNQDADVTQ